The following coding sequences are from one Myxococcales bacterium window:
- a CDS encoding biliverdin-producing heme oxygenase: MSGDTAGSPLLTLLRQATSAWHGRVEAHPLMEAFARGQPGRGDYAAYLAGLLPVYRALEAGLEALADASPLTALRVPALYRSRAIEADLATLGVPPSAAWTSRLSARIEAWAREAPHCLAAPAYVRYLGDLSGGRVLRARFASALDVPAASLAFFDFGDGQAALRATWLATLASLRLERAHTEQVAAAAVLCFSDHEPLFDEMVAAARAAVFRVA, translated from the coding sequence ATGAGTGGCGACACCGCGGGCTCCCCCCTGCTCACACTCCTGCGTCAAGCCACGTCCGCCTGGCACGGGCGGGTCGAGGCCCATCCGCTCATGGAGGCCTTCGCGCGAGGCCAGCCGGGCCGGGGCGACTATGCCGCTTATCTCGCGGGGTTGTTGCCCGTGTACCGTGCCCTCGAGGCGGGGCTCGAGGCGCTCGCCGACGCGTCGCCGCTCACGGCCCTGCGCGTTCCCGCGCTCTACCGCAGCCGGGCGATCGAGGCTGATCTGGCCACTCTTGGCGTACCCCCCTCGGCCGCGTGGACCTCACGGCTCTCGGCCCGCATCGAGGCCTGGGCGCGTGAGGCGCCGCATTGCCTGGCCGCGCCGGCTTACGTTCGGTACCTGGGCGACTTGAGCGGCGGGCGTGTTCTTCGGGCACGCTTCGCCTCGGCCCTCGACGTCCCCGCCGCATCGCTTGCGTTCTTTGATTTCGGCGACGGGCAGGCGGCTTTGCGGGCCACCTGGCTTGCCACGCTCGCGTCACTACGCCTCGAACGCGCGCACACGGAGCAGGTCGCGGCGGCCGCGGTGCTGTGTTTTTCCGACCACGAACCCCTTTTCGACGAGATGGTGGCCGCGGCGCGTGCGGCTGTCTTTCGCGTGGCCTGA
- a CDS encoding trypsin-like peptidase domain-containing protein, whose amino-acid sequence MSRGRACPALLSLLGVLGTLPATSWARPPGEPLWQEGRGAGRPPLAALVERCRAAVVQIRGQLTGRAGRGSGAQMSVGTGFVISSAGHVVTNEHVVREADDLRVRLHDGRELSACVVGVDGPTDIALLKVSPPRPLPVLPLGDSTQVKAGDDVFVIGNPFGFDHSVTAGILSAKDRIVDRFAPPEPAAGASYAFYLQTDAAINMGNSGGPLLSRGGVVIGVASAFWGGTQPAQGIGFAIPIDVVKRLLPQLAAVGRAVRSWLGVDVQALDPPLAEAFGLTSTQGALLASVQAQSPAALAGLRAGDVVVSWGGHPLTGVEDFKIYAQLTPPGQRVVVNVRRSGRAHTVTLATVAAASPPLAPHPASCQEGGPVQQPPLGLDVQVARGKTPGLLVRTVPAGVARDAGLLPGDVIVQVGAKPVASLGALAEALAPAHAPHAVLVRREQGSFWVALAPHAPAPPPP is encoded by the coding sequence GTGAGCCGCGGGCGTGCGTGCCCGGCTCTCCTGTCTCTCCTGGGCGTCCTGGGCACGCTGCCTGCCACGTCCTGGGCACGCCCTCCGGGGGAGCCGCTCTGGCAGGAAGGACGTGGCGCCGGCCGGCCGCCTCTGGCGGCGCTGGTCGAGCGTTGCCGCGCCGCCGTGGTGCAGATTCGCGGCCAGCTGACGGGCCGGGCGGGGCGTGGCTCCGGGGCTCAAATGTCCGTGGGTACGGGGTTCGTGATCTCCTCCGCGGGCCATGTGGTGACGAATGAGCACGTGGTGCGAGAGGCCGACGATCTCCGGGTGCGTCTTCACGACGGGCGTGAGTTGTCTGCGTGTGTGGTGGGGGTGGACGGTCCCACCGACATCGCTTTACTGAAGGTGTCCCCCCCGCGGCCCCTGCCTGTGTTGCCCCTGGGTGACTCCACCCAGGTGAAGGCCGGCGACGACGTCTTCGTGATCGGCAATCCTTTCGGCTTCGACCACAGTGTGACCGCCGGGATCTTGTCGGCCAAGGATCGGATCGTGGACCGCTTTGCGCCGCCCGAGCCCGCGGCCGGCGCCTCCTACGCGTTCTACCTGCAAACCGATGCGGCCATCAACATGGGCAACTCCGGCGGGCCGCTGCTCTCCCGCGGAGGTGTGGTGATCGGTGTGGCTTCGGCGTTTTGGGGGGGCACGCAGCCTGCCCAAGGCATCGGCTTCGCCATCCCCATCGACGTGGTGAAGCGGCTCTTGCCGCAGCTGGCGGCGGTAGGACGCGCCGTGCGCTCGTGGCTGGGTGTCGACGTGCAGGCCCTGGATCCTCCGCTTGCCGAAGCCTTCGGGCTTACCAGCACCCAGGGTGCCTTGCTCGCTTCCGTCCAGGCCCAAAGCCCGGCCGCCCTTGCGGGCCTGCGCGCCGGCGACGTCGTGGTGAGCTGGGGGGGGCACCCTCTGACGGGTGTGGAGGACTTCAAGATCTACGCTCAGCTCACCCCTCCCGGGCAGCGGGTCGTGGTGAACGTGCGCCGGAGCGGCCGGGCCCACACGGTGACGCTGGCCACCGTGGCGGCGGCCAGTCCTCCGCTCGCGCCGCACCCGGCGTCCTGCCAAGAGGGCGGACCCGTGCAGCAGCCGCCCTTGGGCCTCGACGTTCAGGTCGCCCGGGGCAAAACGCCCGGACTGCTGGTGCGCACCGTGCCTGCCGGGGTGGCGCGCGATGCGGGCCTGCTGCCCGGAGACGTCATCGTGCAGGTCGGCGCCAAGCCGGTGGCCAGCCTCGGGGCGTTGGCCGAAGCCCTCGCGCCCGCGCACGCTCCCCACGCCGTGCTGGTGCGCCGGGAGCAAGGCAGTTTCTGGGTCGCCCTGGCCCCCCACGCCCCGGCGCCCCCACCGCCCTGA
- a CDS encoding ABC transporter ATP-binding protein, which translates to MIEVRGLTKHYGARAAVKGVDLEVLPGQILGLLGPNGAGKTTTISVIAGVFPPTHGQVIIAGHDVVKDGRLARSQLGYVPQELALYDELSAVENLAFFASVQGVPRSLRAARVQEALALCGLAERAHDRVFTFSGGMKRRLNIAAALLHAPKAVILDEPTVGVDPQSRAHIFDQVRRLRDERQLAVLYTSHYMEEVQALCDQVAILDGGRLVAKGTPEGLVREHAGDAFVDLTVEGELRALEGALSPFGAVRRRDRTYRIETGAVAAVVAAVERAGGRVRTLHAGARDLESVFLSLTGHELRD; encoded by the coding sequence ATGATCGAGGTGCGAGGCCTGACCAAACACTACGGCGCGCGCGCCGCGGTGAAGGGCGTGGACCTCGAGGTCCTGCCGGGGCAGATCCTCGGACTCCTCGGGCCCAATGGGGCCGGTAAAACCACAACCATCTCGGTCATTGCGGGCGTGTTTCCTCCAACCCATGGCCAGGTCATCATCGCCGGTCACGACGTCGTCAAGGACGGGCGGCTCGCCCGCTCGCAGCTGGGGTACGTACCCCAAGAACTCGCGCTCTACGACGAGCTCAGCGCGGTGGAGAACCTGGCTTTTTTCGCCAGCGTTCAAGGGGTTCCGCGCAGCCTGCGGGCGGCGCGCGTTCAGGAAGCCCTGGCGCTCTGTGGGCTGGCCGAGCGCGCACACGATCGCGTCTTCACCTTTTCAGGCGGGATGAAACGAAGGTTGAACATCGCGGCTGCTTTGCTTCATGCCCCCAAGGCCGTCATTCTCGACGAACCGACGGTGGGCGTCGACCCGCAAAGCCGGGCTCACATCTTCGACCAGGTGCGCCGCTTGCGCGACGAGCGGCAGTTGGCTGTGCTTTACACGAGTCACTACATGGAGGAAGTGCAGGCCCTGTGCGATCAGGTCGCGATCCTCGACGGCGGACGCCTCGTGGCGAAGGGAACCCCCGAGGGGCTCGTGCGGGAGCACGCCGGGGATGCCTTCGTGGACCTGACCGTCGAAGGAGAGCTGCGCGCGCTCGAAGGCGCTTTGTCGCCCTTCGGCGCGGTGAGGCGGCGAGACCGTACGTACCGCATCGAGACAGGGGCGGTCGCGGCCGTGGTCGCCGCCGTCGAGCGGGCAGGCGGCCGGGTGCGTACCCTCCACGCCGGGGCACGCGACCTGGAAAGCGTGTTTCTGTCGCTCACGGGCCACGAACTTCGAGATTGA
- a CDS encoding ABC transporter permease, translated as MLTATVKKEALLLWRDRGALASLFLLPLAFMTFMGFIFRGTDASAPRKLVVVDDGAATTEAFVGALETTGAFALAKAPEARARALVKTGQADAALLVPAEEAEDAQSPYRLLMDGGTPLAVRASVQAIVSAVVARMAAEPACRTPPENLPLRVEDVRGAGAPLRNADGFQVSVPGNVVLFGFFIAVTLGISFIEERKSGTWRRLLAAPVHPGAHLLGKMLTYLLIGILQMVFLFAVGRGVLGMRLAGSAFAMALVCLAVVLCAVCLGLFVASVGRSARTVGALTSVVLLVLGMLGGAMIPRALMPESVRALGLFTPHGWALDALQMLVLVPGSGLADVARPLLVLLAFSVGFALLGWWRFPLRDG; from the coding sequence ATGCTGACGGCGACGGTGAAGAAAGAGGCTTTGCTGCTCTGGCGGGACCGAGGCGCCCTGGCAAGCCTCTTTCTGCTGCCTCTGGCGTTCATGACCTTTATGGGCTTCATCTTCCGCGGTACCGACGCCAGCGCGCCCCGCAAGCTGGTCGTGGTGGATGACGGGGCTGCGACGACGGAGGCTTTTGTGGGGGCCCTCGAAACCACGGGCGCCTTTGCCCTCGCCAAGGCCCCCGAGGCGCGTGCGCGCGCGCTCGTCAAGACGGGCCAAGCCGACGCGGCTCTTCTCGTGCCCGCCGAAGAAGCGGAAGACGCGCAGAGCCCTTATCGCCTGCTGATGGACGGGGGCACACCTCTCGCCGTGCGTGCGTCCGTCCAGGCGATCGTGAGCGCGGTCGTGGCGCGTATGGCCGCAGAGCCTGCGTGCCGCACGCCGCCCGAAAACCTGCCCCTTCGGGTGGAAGACGTGCGGGGTGCCGGAGCCCCCCTGCGCAACGCCGACGGGTTTCAGGTGTCGGTACCTGGAAACGTCGTCCTCTTTGGTTTCTTCATCGCCGTCACGCTGGGGATCTCCTTCATCGAGGAGCGCAAGAGCGGCACCTGGCGCCGCCTGCTCGCGGCCCCCGTCCACCCGGGGGCTCACCTGCTAGGCAAGATGCTCACCTATCTGCTCATCGGCATTTTGCAGATGGTCTTCCTCTTCGCCGTGGGCCGGGGCGTGCTGGGCATGCGCCTGGCGGGAAGCGCGTTCGCGATGGCGCTGGTTTGCTTGGCTGTGGTGCTGTGCGCGGTGTGTTTGGGTCTCTTCGTCGCTTCGGTCGGGCGTTCGGCCCGCACGGTGGGGGCCTTGACCTCGGTGGTGTTGCTCGTGCTCGGCATGCTCGGCGGCGCAATGATTCCGCGCGCGCTCATGCCCGAAAGCGTGCGTGCGCTCGGGCTGTTTACGCCTCACGGATGGGCCCTCGATGCCCTACAAATGCTCGTGCTCGTTCCCGGCAGCGGCCTTGCGGACGTGGCGCGGCCGCTGCTCGTGCTCCTGGCCTTCTCGGTGGGCTTTGCGCTGCTCGGCTGGTGGCGTTTCCCGTTGCGGGACGGTTAG
- a CDS encoding ABC transporter substrate-binding protein, whose product MKRRARPSLPFPRRDPKFVRVSWRDLFIVGLPVAVVAALAIWVAVEFVRPAPPNRIRLLSGPEGSNYRKHAERYKALIERHGITVEILPSRGADENLDKLADRRVDVDVGFVQSGLLQDEEDTKGLVSLGSLFPQPLMVYHRLPNPSEIQRLTQLAGKRIAIGLEGSGTRALALKLLAANGMDTATPQLVPLAGAEAAAALLAGDLDAAFLTSDTATREIFRKLRAAPEIELMNFRQSKGYVRRLRYLTHLQLPEGALDLAGNDPPQDYELIGPTVELIARPELHPALSDMLISAAREIHGPASVFRNAGEYPSPVAHDFPLSEDAERYYKTGGKLLYKSLPFWLASLIDRLLVLLVPLLVVIVPATRALPALYRWRVRSRIYRWYGALMAIEQELLAKPGVEERRKLLVRIDEIEDAVNEVKTPLSFADQLYVLREHVSLVRHRLETGPHTSRAGGEQAAG is encoded by the coding sequence ATGAAACGACGTGCCCGCCCCTCCCTGCCTTTTCCTCGCCGCGACCCCAAATTCGTGCGTGTGTCGTGGCGCGACCTCTTCATCGTGGGGCTGCCCGTGGCTGTGGTCGCCGCCCTCGCCATCTGGGTGGCGGTGGAGTTCGTGCGGCCCGCGCCACCGAACCGGATCCGCCTGCTGAGCGGTCCGGAAGGCAGCAATTACAGGAAGCACGCCGAGCGCTACAAGGCGCTCATCGAGAGACACGGCATCACCGTCGAGATCTTGCCCTCCCGGGGGGCCGACGAAAACCTGGACAAGCTCGCTGATCGTCGCGTCGACGTGGACGTGGGCTTCGTGCAAAGCGGGCTCCTGCAGGACGAGGAGGACACCAAGGGCCTCGTGTCGCTGGGCAGCCTGTTCCCACAGCCGCTGATGGTGTACCACCGCTTACCGAACCCCAGCGAGATCCAGCGGCTCACGCAGCTAGCCGGCAAACGCATCGCCATCGGGCTCGAGGGCAGCGGGACACGCGCCCTCGCGTTGAAGTTGCTGGCTGCCAACGGGATGGACACGGCGACTCCTCAGCTGGTGCCTCTTGCAGGGGCAGAGGCTGCCGCTGCGCTTCTGGCAGGTGACCTCGATGCCGCCTTCCTGACGAGCGACACGGCCACGCGCGAGATCTTTCGAAAGCTCCGGGCGGCACCGGAGATCGAGCTGATGAATTTTCGTCAGTCCAAAGGCTACGTCCGCCGCCTCCGCTATTTGACGCACCTCCAGCTGCCCGAGGGTGCGCTGGATCTCGCCGGCAACGATCCGCCTCAGGACTACGAACTCATCGGCCCCACGGTCGAGCTCATCGCCCGACCCGAGTTGCACCCGGCGCTTTCGGACATGCTCATCAGCGCCGCCCGCGAGATCCACGGACCCGCCAGCGTGTTCCGCAACGCGGGCGAGTACCCCTCCCCCGTTGCGCATGACTTTCCTCTCAGTGAAGACGCCGAGCGCTACTACAAAACCGGGGGCAAGCTGCTCTACAAGAGCCTGCCATTTTGGCTGGCGAGCCTCATCGATCGTTTGCTCGTGCTGCTGGTTCCCTTGCTCGTGGTGATCGTGCCCGCCACCCGCGCCTTGCCCGCGCTCTACCGCTGGAGGGTGCGCTCGCGCATTTACCGCTGGTACGGAGCCCTCATGGCGATCGAGCAGGAGCTGTTGGCAAAGCCTGGCGTCGAGGAAAGGCGCAAGCTGCTGGTTCGCATCGACGAGATCGAGGACGCCGTCAACGAGGTCAAAACGCCGCTGTCCTTCGCCGATCAGCTTTATGTTCTGCGCGAGCACGTGTCCCTGGTCCGCCACCGCCTGGAAACGGGTCCGCATACATCGCGCGCGGGCGGTGAGCAGGCGGCGGGCTGA
- a CDS encoding peroxiredoxin, translating into MLTVGDKFPEFELKAVVSLEAGQEWKTVRSTDDPGLWKVVFFWPKDFTFVCPTEIAAFGRHNQDFLDREAQVLGASVDSEFVHLAWRKSHRDLKDLPFPMLADIKRELSTALGILHKGEGVAMRATYIVDPEGVIRFVSVTDLNVGRNVDEVLRVLDALQTDELCPCNWKKGEKTLEVG; encoded by the coding sequence ATGTTGACCGTTGGAGACAAGTTTCCCGAGTTCGAACTGAAAGCCGTGGTGAGCCTGGAAGCCGGGCAGGAGTGGAAGACCGTCCGCTCCACCGACGACCCCGGACTGTGGAAAGTGGTGTTCTTCTGGCCCAAGGATTTCACCTTTGTGTGTCCCACCGAAATCGCCGCCTTCGGTCGCCATAACCAGGACTTCCTCGACCGTGAGGCCCAGGTGCTCGGGGCAAGCGTCGACAGCGAGTTCGTGCATCTGGCCTGGCGCAAAAGCCATCGGGACCTCAAGGATTTGCCCTTCCCCATGCTGGCGGACATCAAACGCGAGCTGTCCACCGCGCTGGGAATCCTGCACAAAGGCGAGGGCGTCGCGATGCGTGCGACCTACATCGTCGACCCGGAGGGCGTGATTCGTTTCGTGTCGGTCACGGACCTGAACGTCGGCCGGAACGTCGACGAGGTGCTGCGGGTGCTCGACGCCTTGCAAACGGACGAGCTGTGCCCCTGCAACTGGAAAAAAGGCGAAAAGACGCTGGAGGTCGGGTGA
- a CDS encoding carboxymuconolactone decarboxylase family protein: MMNLEELRNQIPEPARDIKLNLQSVLAQSVLSPAQTWGVAVAAAVATRNPALRAAIVSEARKHVTEAVIDDALAAAALMAMNNVYYRFRHLVENPSYGTKPARLRMNRMVKPLGDKVDFELFSCAVSALNGCGTCMHAHERVVVGGGLTEEHVHDAVRIAATLAAAAVALEMRAELAPGVGEAA, from the coding sequence ATCATGAACCTCGAAGAGCTGCGCAACCAAATCCCTGAACCCGCACGGGACATCAAGCTGAACCTTCAGTCCGTGCTGGCGCAATCGGTGCTGAGCCCCGCGCAGACATGGGGCGTGGCCGTGGCGGCCGCCGTGGCCACGCGCAACCCCGCGCTGCGGGCGGCCATCGTCAGCGAGGCGCGCAAGCACGTGACCGAGGCGGTGATCGACGACGCCCTGGCGGCCGCGGCCTTGATGGCGATGAACAACGTGTACTACCGCTTCCGTCACCTGGTGGAAAACCCCAGCTACGGCACCAAGCCCGCGCGGCTCCGCATGAACCGCATGGTCAAGCCGCTCGGTGACAAGGTGGATTTCGAGCTGTTTTCGTGCGCGGTGAGCGCGCTCAACGGCTGCGGCACCTGCATGCATGCCCACGAGCGCGTCGTGGTCGGAGGGGGGCTCACCGAAGAACACGTACACGACGCCGTTCGCATCGCCGCCACGCTTGCGGCAGCGGCGGTGGCGCTCGAGATGCGCGCGGAGCTGGCGCCGGGCGTGGGGGAAGCGGCGTGA
- a CDS encoding metalloregulator ArsR/SmtB family transcription factor, whose amino-acid sequence MNDQTGACCPSECCEADTNARVPALRPPDEQRLSELCRALAHPARVHILGVLLAKNVCVAGELAGQLPLAASTVSEHLRVLKACGLIKGEIDGPRRCYCANRALLDEFKQLVGAL is encoded by the coding sequence ATGAACGACCAGACCGGGGCCTGTTGCCCCTCCGAATGTTGCGAAGCTGACACAAACGCCCGTGTACCGGCCTTGCGTCCCCCGGACGAGCAACGGCTTTCGGAGCTATGCCGGGCCCTGGCACACCCCGCACGGGTACACATTCTGGGCGTGCTCCTGGCCAAGAACGTATGCGTGGCGGGCGAGCTCGCAGGGCAGCTGCCGCTTGCCGCTTCGACGGTTTCGGAACACCTGCGCGTTCTCAAGGCCTGCGGGCTCATCAAGGGAGAGATCGACGGGCCCCGACGCTGCTACTGCGCCAACCGCGCTTTGCTCGATGAGTTCAAGCAGCTGGTGGGGGCGCTGTAG
- a CDS encoding thioredoxin family protein — protein sequence MASSWLAHANEWLGHELAGSQGLTSFLLLLVGGVLASLLPCVYPLYPVTAAILGRRVGRLGRWEHPAIYYAGLATTYLSFGVIASLTGGSFNEVLRWPLVNLGIGALFIVLALATIGWLPFPEVGHRLRSGRGGGRLGTFGMGAGAGLVSSACVGPVVVSILISLAAHTSQVSVGATLLAAGKMMLFGMGVGLPLLLIGGFGLVLPKGGAWMSRVQQLFGLLIVWFGGGYLRKGLTGLGFSDVAGGSLLAGALLVAGAVWLGQEPERTVAERTKRSLLTVAGVSGFLLMGHTVLASALPPAAWPGPAAGAVASAPAVETHGNLTWHLDKDAAYADAASRGKPVFIDFHGDWCTNCKAFAEKTLADAELNAALANVVLLKVQDGTSLFSSFAADPRFPELKVGLPFFVITDPLGSLLYKTSDFTKTSEMTLFLTD from the coding sequence GTGGCTTCATCCTGGCTTGCCCACGCAAACGAATGGCTCGGCCACGAGCTTGCGGGCTCCCAAGGCCTGACCAGCTTTCTGTTGCTGCTGGTGGGCGGCGTCCTGGCGAGCTTGCTTCCCTGCGTGTATCCGCTCTACCCGGTCACCGCGGCCATTTTGGGCCGGCGGGTCGGTCGTCTCGGCCGCTGGGAGCATCCGGCGATCTACTACGCAGGCCTGGCGACGACGTACCTCTCGTTCGGGGTCATCGCGTCGCTGACGGGCGGCAGCTTCAACGAGGTCTTGCGTTGGCCTCTCGTAAACCTCGGGATCGGAGCGCTTTTCATCGTGCTGGCCCTGGCCACGATCGGTTGGCTTCCCTTTCCCGAGGTGGGTCACCGCCTTCGCTCCGGCAGAGGCGGGGGGCGGCTGGGTACCTTCGGCATGGGGGCGGGAGCAGGACTGGTGTCGAGCGCGTGCGTGGGGCCCGTGGTGGTCAGCATCCTCATCTCCCTCGCGGCCCACACGAGCCAGGTCTCCGTGGGAGCGACCCTTCTGGCCGCCGGTAAAATGATGCTCTTTGGAATGGGCGTGGGACTTCCCTTGCTTCTCATCGGGGGCTTCGGGCTGGTCTTGCCGAAGGGAGGCGCCTGGATGTCCCGGGTCCAGCAACTCTTCGGGCTGCTCATCGTTTGGTTCGGCGGGGGGTACCTTCGCAAGGGCCTGACGGGCCTCGGCTTCTCGGATGTGGCCGGCGGATCCCTGCTCGCAGGCGCCCTGCTCGTGGCCGGCGCGGTGTGGCTGGGGCAAGAGCCGGAGCGCACCGTCGCCGAACGCACCAAACGATCCCTACTTACGGTCGCCGGTGTCAGCGGGTTTTTGCTGATGGGCCACACGGTTTTGGCTTCGGCGTTGCCTCCTGCCGCGTGGCCCGGGCCCGCCGCCGGAGCCGTGGCCTCCGCGCCCGCGGTGGAGACCCACGGCAACCTCACCTGGCACTTGGACAAGGACGCCGCCTACGCTGACGCGGCTTCGCGAGGGAAGCCGGTGTTCATCGACTTTCACGGGGACTGGTGCACCAACTGCAAGGCCTTCGCCGAAAAGACGCTGGCGGATGCCGAACTCAACGCCGCCCTGGCAAACGTGGTGCTTCTCAAGGTTCAGGATGGCACGTCGCTCTTTTCCTCGTTCGCGGCCGATCCTCGGTTCCCCGAGCTGAAGGTGGGCCTGCCTTTCTTCGTCATCACAGACCCGCTGGGCTCCCTGCTCTACAAGACCAGCGACTTCACGAAGACCTCCGAAATGACGCTTTTCCTCACCGACTGA
- the cyaY gene encoding iron donor protein CyaY: MEEKVYRQLVDQAFARIDAAFEDADPDLAESALSQGTLTVTFNNRLRLIISPQTPVRQIWVAFRDRAWHLDHQADTGSWVDDRGQGVELYRLVEQLAHEQAGLQIRV; encoded by the coding sequence ATGGAAGAGAAGGTATACCGACAGCTCGTCGACCAGGCGTTCGCGCGGATCGACGCCGCCTTCGAGGACGCCGACCCTGATCTGGCGGAGAGTGCTTTGTCTCAGGGCACGCTCACCGTTACGTTCAACAACCGCCTGCGCCTCATCATCTCGCCGCAGACGCCGGTCCGGCAGATCTGGGTGGCCTTTCGGGACCGTGCATGGCACCTCGACCACCAAGCCGACACGGGAAGCTGGGTGGACGATCGCGGCCAGGGCGTCGAGCTCTATCGGCTGGTCGAGCAGCTCGCGCACGAACAGGCGGGGCTGCAGATCCGGGTCTGA
- a CDS encoding mechanosensitive ion channel family protein: protein MQLPDFLHGFWTERDILRNLVSSAVLLLAVVAGRALTIRSLVHFKERPLADPLRLKARTRWVALGIAVLGLTVIWADELRTLALSLVAIAAAVVIATKELIMCMSGALVRASGATFDVGDRIEVDGLRGDVIDHQLLTTTILEIGPGHQPTGRTVVLPNSVFLAARVYNETLTDNFVVHVVAVPLKSAGELPKHRDRLLSIANEVCEPFADDAARALDATAAKHGLPLNFPHPDVLVQAVAPEHVNLLLRVPVPARKRGEVEQTILRRFYAV from the coding sequence TTGCAGCTGCCTGATTTTCTCCACGGCTTTTGGACCGAACGCGACATCCTTCGCAATCTGGTCTCCTCGGCGGTCCTGCTCTTGGCGGTCGTGGCAGGCCGCGCGCTGACCATACGCTCGCTGGTGCACTTCAAAGAGCGCCCGTTGGCGGATCCCCTGCGCCTCAAGGCGCGTACCCGGTGGGTGGCGCTGGGCATCGCAGTCCTTGGGCTCACGGTGATCTGGGCCGACGAGCTCAGAACCCTGGCGCTTTCTCTGGTGGCGATCGCAGCGGCCGTGGTGATCGCCACGAAGGAATTGATCATGTGCATGTCGGGCGCGCTGGTGCGCGCCAGCGGGGCCACCTTCGACGTGGGCGACCGCATCGAAGTGGATGGCCTCCGGGGCGACGTGATCGATCACCAGCTGCTGACGACCACGATCCTGGAGATCGGCCCGGGGCATCAACCCACGGGGCGCACGGTGGTGCTGCCGAACAGCGTGTTTCTTGCAGCCCGGGTCTACAACGAAACGCTGACGGACAACTTCGTGGTGCACGTGGTGGCCGTGCCCTTGAAGTCGGCGGGCGAGCTGCCGAAACATCGCGATCGTCTTCTGTCGATCGCCAACGAGGTGTGTGAACCCTTCGCCGACGACGCCGCCCGCGCGCTCGACGCTACAGCCGCCAAGCATGGACTTCCGCTCAACTTCCCCCACCCGGACGTGCTGGTACAAGCCGTGGCGCCCGAGCACGTGAACTTGCTCTTGCGCGTACCCGTGCCGGCCCGCAAGCGGGGCGAAGTCGAACAGACCATCTTGCGCCGGTTCTACGCGGTTTAG
- a CDS encoding PilZ domain-containing protein produces MSPSSDSDRRALNRVEVYAQATFRGAEVQIMDVRNLSSGGVYLVGTPDAYPEFIPGREFELVIFGTEDGAGDEEDFNIQCRGRVIRVDPGWPGKRPPGFGVTLEPLDQDHRDRLANLLLRASAYRPGARSD; encoded by the coding sequence ATGAGCCCGTCCTCCGATAGCGACCGCCGCGCCCTCAACCGTGTCGAGGTGTACGCCCAGGCCACGTTCCGCGGTGCGGAGGTGCAAATCATGGACGTGCGCAATCTCTCGAGCGGAGGCGTCTATCTGGTGGGCACGCCCGACGCGTACCCCGAGTTCATACCGGGCCGCGAATTCGAACTGGTGATCTTCGGCACCGAAGACGGCGCGGGCGATGAGGAAGACTTCAACATCCAGTGTCGGGGTCGGGTCATCCGGGTGGATCCCGGCTGGCCCGGAAAGCGCCCCCCGGGGTTTGGCGTGACGCTCGAACCCCTCGATCAGGACCACCGGGACCGCTTGGCGAACCTGCTCCTGCGTGCCTCGGCTTACCGGCCCGGCGCCCGGTCCGACTGA